In Dermacentor variabilis isolate Ectoservices chromosome 10, ASM5094787v1, whole genome shotgun sequence, the genomic window TGTGTTACCCGTGTTTAGCGTCAATCACTTCAAAAGTTGCCTGCAGTATCACAGCACGATCTGACAACATTGTGATAGTAAATAACGCTGGCCAATCAGGCTGAGATAAAGTGGACATTCTGAACACCAGCCCTGAAGGCCAGGCGCGCATTCTTTATGCGAAATAAAAACAAGTTAATTCTCAAGAACAAAAGTGGGACATGGATTCATTGTGAGAGTAAATATGGCAGTTTCCTGTTTAACACGCTCAAAGCAAGTGCTATTTTTCTTCGACTTCTGGTTCTAAAGCACTTGAACAGACATGATCCTAGATGTGAAAAACAACTCTTTCGAGAAAGCTGACTATGCTTGAAGCAGACAAATACTTTTTAGTAACTTTTAGTATTTAATGACATTAAATACCATGATGACACTAAATATGCACATGTGGCATTgatactgaaaaaaaatgcatttaaaaAGTTAAAGCCTCTGCATTTAATGACATCAACCAAACTTTATGTTCTTTTGCACTTCAATTATCTGTGCCAAATAATATACTTCAACGTGTTGTTATCACTAGCTTTACTCAACAATAAAACATGACAAAAACATGgacgtttcgccacctatgcgCACTATGCGCAATGTAGCCACATTAGCACGGGAACACCGATGGGGCCCAAGAAAATTTGTGGAATCATGGTTTATCCTTCACAATCAATCTGCATGCAATTCAAACCATGGCCCCCTGCCGGATGTTTACAGCAGTATCGTACATAAATAGGATGTGTTTTCTCATTTGTTACCATTTGCGTACTGACGATGCCACCCGCATAGGTGGCGATATGTCTAtgttttttaaaatattttattgttgagtaaagccagtgatAGCAATGCGTTGAAGTATGAGTTCTCCTGGCTTTTCAAACATTTTTTCGCCAAATAATATGACTGCAGTTCATTTAGTTTTCtggaaaatgaattttaaaggtTGGTTACATGTTCCCTATTATGCCCACAAACGTATGACTTTTTACtagccaccctgtgtttgtgacatcAGAGGCTACACCATCACATGACCAGAATGGTGAAGCTGGCTCCTTTTTCTACGAGACAATGGCCAACAATCATAATTTTGACAGACATCATAACCGATGCTTCTCTTCATCTTGCTGCAGTGCAATGCATTGAGCTTGGAGCATGCCAGCTGCCTTGCACGGCGGCAAGTCAAAAGTAAATGGCAATCCTTCAGAGTTCATATCATCACTGAAATCGCCACTGTTTTGTTTGAAAGAGCTAGCAAAGCTCCCCGTGTTGTCAGAAGACATCTTCAGCTTTGCTTTTTTGGCATCAGCACCACACGTATTGCCTATTTACATTACGGTAGTGTAGAATCTGATGTCATCGACTCGTCATGGACATCACATAAAGCAGCTACTCGTTTCGGTACCtcatttattggttatttaaaattatttagtattttctaagcaaattgaacgaTCCTACCGGTGATCAGTGCCAATGTCCTAATATGATTTTAAAGAATactggagttgccctttaaataCACATAAGCAGATGATGCCTGGTGGGTATGAAGTAATTTCCAGTATTTCACCTCCGAGATGTCTACCCAAATGCCTAATCTCGCAGGTCACGCTTGGGGCCACCGTGTTGTTAGTCATGCGTCAGTTCTAGTGAGCGGTTATGGTgccgtattttattttatttttttttcgatttcagTACCAGAGCAACTTTGCGACCCTTTTGTGACGCATCAACTTGTATTTCAAACATACAATTATTTTGCAAGACGGCAACGCTATACCTACACTATCTGAAACTAAGCCTTTTATACAGCCCAAAATTTCTTTGCAGTTGGCCTCAACTTATAAGAGCTTCAAGTAGAGGGACAGTATTTGCCCAAGTGGACGTTATAGATGTGTAGCAATTCCATTCACTACAGGTTCTCAGAGCGAAATAATTTGCAAAATACCCTTATATCAGTCTTGAAAAGAGAACTTTAGCCTGGCATACTGGGGCTCAAGTCTAACAAGAATGCTCATACTCTGGTTTTATTGTCACCAGTTCTGCCAGTGCAGTATCATTTGCTTGGTGCGGTCAGAAGTGAAACAAAGCGTTGTATCTGTAAGTTTATGCCGCAAAGTGGCAGAGATGGACTGGAAAGCCGCAGCACCAGTGCTAACTTCAACATTGAAGTTAGCGCTTGTGTTCTGGCCCTTCTGTCGATCTCGGTAGTCTCACATTATAAACTAGCGAAAATGGCACACCGACAAGGCTGGAGCTCAATCCACCATTATCTAGTGCACTCACATAATACGGATCTCGAATAATTGTCTTCCCCTGGGGGTCGTACTTCCCTAGAAGCTCGATCTGCGCCTTGCTGCCTTTGGGCGCCAGCTTGCGCAGGTCTGAGATGTTGGCCTCGTCCATGCCAAAGATGTACTCGAAGCGGCTGAAGTCCTCGGTCGTCACCTGCACATGTCCACAGGGGAAAGCTCTAAGGAAGAAGCTTCGGCACGGCCCAGACGTGCATGTGGAACACCAAAATGTTCTCTCCCCAGGCAACCACTGAACCGATTCGAATGAAATTTGTAGCATTGAGGAAAGTTAAATCCTAGCTACTGTTGGTAGCAGATCTTTTGCTAATGTCCCTAGCCATTTTACAAAAATTGCTCGGAACCAGCAAATTTCAAGAAAGTGGTGCATGAGTTTACAActatgattttctttttttagtattGATCGATTAATGGGTTTTAACGCCCGAAATCAACACACGGTCTGTGAGAGACGCCATAGTAAAGGCCTCTGGGTTGCATTTGACTAACTTGCACAAGGGACAGGAGTTTGTATTTTCACATTCCTCCTCTACCGGAATGTGACTGAGAATTAAGTCCATGACCTCACGCTAAGCAGCAGTATGTTGTAGCCACTGAACCATCACAGTGGCTAAGTTCACAACTCTCTGCAATGAGACGCAAGAGAACATCACCAGAGGCAAGATGCACAGTAGTGGATAGCGACACTTTTGCATCTGCATAGGAAGCTCTGAAACACTTCCACGTAAATGTGTAAATGTTAAAGATGGCCACTGGCGCAGCACCACAACTCACCAGCCTGGCCCGGTGATCCATGTCAACGTTGTGGTCCTTCATGCACTTGATGGcacgcctctcgggcttgctgccGACATGCCAATCGCCAGTGGCCGCGCTGTCCACGTCCCACTAAGTGGGAGAAGGGACAGGTGAGAAGCAGCTGCATTCGGTTAAGGTATTCAGAGGTAGTACTCTGTTGCAGACTAGTTGGTTCATATGGAACGAGTACTGCACTTATTTCATCAACAAGGACAGAAAGAATGGGGTGCAGTCCTCTGTCCTTTCTCTCCTGCTTGTTGAAGTTTGCACAGTACATTATTTGTTTAGTTAGATAGTTACTTCTTGATGAAGTACTCTTTCAATATCACTAATCCATCAGATAAAATAGAAAGTTAAATATGTGATGCAAGAGAAAGGTAGACATTGGGGACTACAAGAGACTAAGCATGTGTCGACATGTTGCAACTGAAATTAGGGAGAAGAAGCAGAATGTGACAGGTGAGGTAATGCATTTATTTAGGCGCATGTCATATTAATGTCATAATGTCTGCCAAGGGAGAAGAGGCTCGGTAAAGTGCAGCAAAGAATTAGCTAGAGTGATGATATTACGAAGTGTGCATGTGTAGGAGGGGGCTTGGTTTATGAGAGTTGGAGATCGGTGGCAGTACCAATGGGGAGGCCTTTGTCCCACAGTGGATTTATATAGCCTGGTGGCAGGCAGTTGATAGCATCTTTAGGCGACTGCTGTCTCCCAAACTCCACCAAGAGTATTGCACTTGTGAGGGCAGTGCTAAAAAAATTGCTGCAATCAGTGGCCGACTGCTCGTACTCTTATGTGGAAGGGTGGATTCACACACCCTGCTTGCTGTTGCAGCACAGACAGGCAGCCAACAAAACATTGAACTAACAAAAGTTTACACTAAAACGTAGCTTTCTGTTTGTAAAGATTCCATTCTTCTACTATTAAGGAACAAGCTCCGAAGACAAACTGGCATAATGTCACCAGGCAAACTTCTTGCCTCCTTTATTTTTAATTCACAAAGTGAGCCAGCTTTGCTCGTTTGGAAACATCGCAGTCACTGGTCACTGTACAGGTGCCAAGTTTTGCAAGGTGAAATACATGCTCTAGTCGACAGCagccgaacaaaaaaaattaagggACACTGTCAGAGCCAACATTCCGACAAATGGACTTGTATACACCAGGGAATACGATGCTATGCTGATGCCCACAAGAGCAAGTCTCATCAATTTTGCTGCTTCAATCAGCTGGAGGAGAGTTCAGTGCCATAGGTTAAGTTGAACGCCTCTGTTGAAACATCGCACTGCGCAAAAACAAATGTTGCGGTAGACTGATTTCAACAAAAGGAAGCAGGTTCCTAGCTGGGTAACCCGTATTAAATGTGCAATCAGCAAAGCAATTCTGAAATTGCCACAAACAGCAACGCTTATTGCGAACCAGCATGTATCTCAACGGTTCCATATGGAAAGCGTGCAGCAGATTCACGTGGCGcagttttttctattttctttttcaacaacCAATTAGGAGCCAGCCGAATATCAAGCAGGTGGCGGCTATCTAGAGCAGCCGCAAACAGCTGGCGAAGCGAGGCATTCTTTGTAAGCAAACGTCAGCTACGGGAAGAGCTAAAGCGGGCCAACGAACTGCAGATAAGTGATTTAAACATCCGGCGCAGCTGACCGCCGAAAAGACGAGAAACTGCGAACTTTGCTCTCGTCACAGTTCGAAAGCTAGCGTCCATTTCAAAGGCAGCTGCAGCTTGCACCCCCAGACGAGACGAATTTTTCAGCGTCTACTATTCTACACGCTATCTCAAGTAAACATAAGCTGGTGATAAAAAATGAGAACGGTCGTCGGAATTGCACGGCAACTTTGACGGGCAAGAGGATCCATCCAACCAATTTTCCTTGTTTTATATGCGGTGTTTTTCAGCAGGTCTGAGCGTGAAGCGTAAAAGGTTGGAAGTACTCAAAATATCTGGCACAGGGATCACAGTAACCGGTACACGGCTTAGTTTGCAAGCAGAGCGGCTTCCTCTCGTGCTATGAATCTTGTTTCTAAGTACAGCCGTAAACAGGGGTGCTATCGTACAGCTTACATCATCCAATACGCCTCTCTCCTTAGCGATGTGCCTGAAGACAGCCTCGGCAATCGGGGACCGGCAGATGTTCCCTGTAGAGAGAAAAAATCAGAAAAGCTCTTGACTGCcaccacacaaacacaatcccaatgAATATGGCATGTCTACTGTTTGCTTACCGAGGCAGACAAAAAGTACAGAGTGAGAAGGCTCAGTTTCTGACATCATGAAAGCTCTGGAGGTGCCAAAAGAACAGCACGATCACTAGTTTACTACAGGCTGCAGGAGCACAGCACGATCGCAAATGTAACAGCAGACAGACCAAGACAGACTTTCTGGCTTCGGCTATGGTATGCCTCGACTATTTACGGCTTCAGTTTTCTGTTGGGCTTGCAATGGCTTACACACTTGCTTCGCACTTGCTTCAATCCAACCAGTGACTTTGGCAAGCCGGCACCTATTTTCGTTCCATACGTTTCGCGGCGCGTTCTTGTCGTGCATTTTACCGGCGCCTTTATTTTGTCAACGGCAGAAACGCGCGCAGTATTTCACCATGGTGAAATTATCACAGGATCTTATACAGTTGGCCGCACAGTCCATCAATCCAGTGCGGGACAGAGAGCTCGACTTGCGAGGTGAGAACTTTCCCCCTCCACCTATCTTCGAACGTCGGATGACTTGTCGTGTGTCGTTTACTAAACCTCTATTTTTATGACCCAGGTTACAAGATCCCCGTTATCGAAAACTTGGGAGCGACGCTGGTGAGTTTTCCGGTGGGGGGGAGGCGAACTCTAGGGAAATTAGCTGTACGGATGGGTGCAGTGTCTAGAATAGGTGCAGTACTAGCGGTGGGTACTTTCGAACGCTGCCGTCTACAAAGGACCCACCGA contains:
- the LOC142560561 gene encoding low molecular weight phosphotyrosine protein phosphatase-like — encoded protein: MMSETEPSHSVLFVCLGNICRSPIAEAVFRHIAKERGVLDDWDVDSAATGDWHVGSKPERRAIKCMKDHNVDMDHRARLVTTEDFSRFEYIFGMDEANISDLRKLAPKGSKAQIELLGKYDPQGKTIIRDPYYDSGSQGFEDVYEQCLRCCKAFLDEVVS